The following coding sequences are from one Pocillopora verrucosa isolate sample1 chromosome 5, ASM3666991v2, whole genome shotgun sequence window:
- the LOC131790918 gene encoding rho GTPase-activating protein 18-like, with the protein MALRMKGRSGYPPDQQEYDIFWTEYRAIEESRIPVADEDHDDEHTKEPQGECEQEVQWLKEAGFDTIVKKYRDSKEIDHNDVDFEKITGSLTRKQAEAVRKRIDTLNQSTKRKLGVCVAQPAKHSDSNYPTDVRTIFPVKTCGQPSNVEQIPTTSRPSLLRKSYSEGIHVQKSQSFKNGARDNEFAQTTCRLSHSAGMLSFPTEGKELTGLHLHPGHAVVPERRSSDESRYRKGFQQVKHPHGGSVFYLTGTTKQELFHTAEKTKESCVDEIINADLKGLSVSPPDSSPDCFHEVPVDCPEEIPVDVPQDRVHGKPNGKIICNEKPFREPQFPRLPNFTLTKDELGVTSVGDISLQDMEKVRSLSLIELTALFDSHGLALHRRKPVRRRVRESGIFGVPLQNLLQEDKLKNEKVVVPSFFTELIRQLESRGLKEEGILRVPGNSGRVKALREEVEEKFNDGYFTWDDRRPHDCAALLKQFLRELPFPLLTQEYQPTFASVESIPDRKQQLQALNLLIMLLPAVHRDCLKILVHFLSGVVAQEKHNKMGLNSVAMIVAPNLFICSNKSQPSLQEIKQAQGTVNIVRMLIKYQAILWTIPGFMVMQVRYLYEAEGNKKAKDAKAVKKLLAKRARSEGMGGSPQKKHSTGGDSPLVSMDSDHENNIIRVQAPMLNKVLMAIQLTEFMRAGDIVSKFRRRASPSESPDKSSKFLESSSSSSYRNCVNPHNNNRYASDNFFLFEAGGNIGERCLDNDTNMMALLKVNPHAEWIVKPRDYYLNL; encoded by the exons ATGGCATTGCGCATGAAAGGACGAAGTGGTTATCCACCAGACCAACAGGAATATGACATATTTTGGACAGAATATAGGGCCATTGAGGAGAGTCGGATTCCAGTAGCTGACGAGGATCATGATGATGAACACACTAAAGAACCTCAAGGAG AATGTGAACAGGAAGTACAGTGGCTCAAAGAAGCTGGATTTGATACCattgtaaagaaatatagaG ATAGCAAAGAAATTGATCATAATGATGTAGATTTTGAGAAGATCACTGGTTCCCTTACAAGGAAACAAGCGGAAGCTGTCAGAAAAAGAATAGACACCTTAAACCAAAGTACCAAGAGAAAGTTAGGTGTGTGTGTGGCCCAGCCAGCCAAACATTCCGACAGTAACTATCCAACAGATGTGAGAACAATTTTTCCAGTAAAAACTTGTGGGCAGCCCAGTAATGTAGAGCAGATACCCACCACATCAAGGCCATCACTGCTCAGAAAGTCTTACAGTGAAGGAATACATGTGCAGAAGTCACAATCATTTAAGAATGGAGCAAGGGACAATGAATTTGCACAAACCACATGTAGGCTTTCGCATTCAGCTGGCATGCTTTCATTTCCAACAGAGGGTAAAGAGTTAACAGGGCTTCATTTGCATCCAGGACATGCAGTGGTTCCTGAGAGAAGATCTAGCGATGAATCTCGCTATCGAAAAG GATTCCAGCAAGTAAAGCATCCCCATGGGGGATCTGTATTTTATTTGACTGGAACAACAAAACAAGAGCTGTTCCACACTGCCGAAAAAACCAAAGAGTCATGCGTGGATGAGATAATTAACGCTGATCTTAAAGGTCTAAGTGTATCACCACCTGATTCCAGCCCAGACTGTTTTCATGAGGTTCCTGTTGACTGTCCTGAGGAGATTCCAGTCGATGTTCCTCAAGACAGGGTTCATGGAAAACCA AATGGGAAAATAATCTGCAATGAGAAGCCTTTCAGGGAACCACAATTTCCACGATTACCA AACTTTACACTCACAAAAGATGAACTGGGTGTGACAAGTGTAGGAGATATCTCCTTACAGGATATGGAAAAAGTGCGGTCCCTGTCACTCATAGAACTCACAGCACTGTTTGATTCCCACGGACTGGCCCTTCACAGACGGAAGCCAGTCAGGAGAAGAGTTAGAG AATCAGGAATCTTTGGGGTGCCACTACAGAATCTACTTCAAGAGGACAAATTGAAGAATGAGAAAGTAGTAGTTCCTTCCTTTTTTACTGAG CTCATTAGACAATTGGAGTCAAGAG GGCTAAAGGAAGAGGGAATCTTGAGAGTTCCTGGAAATTCAGGAAGAGTTAAG GCACTAAGGGAAGAAGTGGAGGAAAAGTTCAATGATGGGTACTTTACATGGGATGACAGAAGACCTCATGATTGTGCAGCTTTGCTTAAACAGTTCTTGAG GGaacttccttttcctcttttaactCAAGAATATCAACCAACATTTGCATCAGTAGAAA gtatacCAGATAGAAAACAACAGCTTCAGGCATTGAATCTGCTGATTATGTTGTTGCCTGCAGTTCATCGGGACTGTCTAAAA ATCCTCGTTCACTTCCTAAGTGGAGTTGTTGCCCaagaaaaacataacaaaatggGTTTAAACAGTGTGGCTATGATTGTGGCTCCAAATCTGTTCATTTGTTCAAACAAGTCTCAGCCATCTTTACAAGAAATCAAACAAGCTCAAGGCACTGTCAACATTGTCAGAATGTTGATCAAGTATCAAGCAATTCTATGGACA ATTCCTGGATTCATGGTGATGCAGGTTCGTTATCTCTACGAAGCTGAAGGGAACAAGAAAGCCAAAGATGCTAAGGCG GTCAAGAAGTTATTAGCTAAACGTGCACGAAGTGAGGGAATGGGTGGATCTCCTCAGAAGAAACACTCAACTGGAGGAGATTCTCCTCTTGTCTCTATGGAT TCTGATCATGAAAACAACATAATAAGAGTGCAGGCACCAATGCTGAACAAAGTTCTCATGGCAATTCAGCTGACTGAGTTCATGCGTGCTGGTGACATTGTCTCCAAGTTCCGTCGGCGAGCATCTCCATCAGAAAGCCCAGATAAAAGCTCCAAATTTTTAGAATCATCATCCAGCAGTTCTTATCGCAATTGTGTCAACCCTCATAACAACAACAGATATGCGTCTgataacttttttctctttgaggcCGGCGGGAACATTG GTGAGCGCTGCCTTGATAATGATACTAATATGATGGCCTTACTGAAAGTCAACCCGCATGCAGAGTGGATTGTTAAACCTCGTGATTATTACCTTAACCTGTAG